A DNA window from Vagococcus penaei contains the following coding sequences:
- a CDS encoding Cna B-type domain-containing protein yields MKHFFKKQVILMAIMGIVLPFFIEPAVVIADGALTPESNLVADSQGLISQPNQSELVPTTGDALAQQGLEPIEPTAPVTEANVVETQEQTTPANQITNAGSDEDDLEDTNLPAIEVAPLQATRAESTDDMRAPKDISDIAVTSVVLKPENVQDGGKFEINVAFNDALLAQENNRIVPGDTIKVNWNHSTNGSIKPIMGTMDILIKGSVGAKLTISETGAVLTFTDVVATWEPNTIKGGFNIGATGSNTSKEASTEEVTISSGKESAIVAITTSGRGESNGTNTDLSFKNGKQNTLDAVDWMVDINYTMSALTNDLTFTDVISEAPEKQVFDESTLTITLGRKTYTSFKAFNDATGANLNFNGTDTISGSVPKLAASENRLTMKYKTKVIYKLDSSFKLDNELKVTTAIDDKPVSNSNNVSADFSWAGGWVSGEGSANIELVKVEKGTDQGLGGAEFLISKDKSDFFDSSKKVSDSEGKIKFSGLKENTTYYIKEVKAPTGYTLNPEIQSITTGVSNTSKEIKVENEKETPKTTSITATKIWADLNNIHQKRPQEITFNLLANEREIDRKTFSGQGNTWTVEFKDLPILDENGKEINYRINEDLVPNYTATVEGNTVTNTYVPETTNLTATKKWEGNNNRDGKRPNTVTINVKDGQTVVDTLTVLAPQWKATSKALPKYDNNAQPIMYTLEEVNVPTGYTSSVDGMTVTNTYTPETTTVKAVKKWEDKNDQDGKRPNEVTINVKDGSEVVDTLTVLAPQWEATSKELPKNKNGQAITYTLEEVNVPTGYTSSVDGMTVTNTYTPETTTVKAVKKWEDKNDQDGKRPNEVTINVKDGSEVVDTLTVTGPSWEATSKKLPKNKNGKAITYTLEEVAVPTGYTSSVDGMTVTNTYTPETTTVKAVKKWEDKNDQDGKRPNEVTINVKDGSEVVDTLTVTGPSWEATSKKLPKNKNGKAITYTLEEVAVPTGYTSSVDGMTVTNTYVPETTSLTVTKKWEDQQEKFPTRPTTIQAELIATVSKEEIKTEKITLSEANRWSHEFSNLPVYYNKEKISYSVKEINVPAGYESKVTGTTITNTLKTKEIPVTKVWDDHMNQDGTRPKEVIFHLLADGKAIDSITLTGSDDVEKWTGTFKNVPMKNQAGEDISYTIAEEAVAGYTIATGGIDNQSFTITNVDAPDKTSVTVTKVWDDAANQDGKRPENITVTLVKGNQPTDKQVVLSEANKWTHTWTDLDLHTKPGKPIKYSVREEQVAHYDAPVVNRLDASNIQLVNTHKPEEVTIKGAKTWQDEDNQHGIRPEFIIVTMQKNGIDYLSMKVTDKTNWAYDFGAQPKYEKGKEITYTVTEEDVTGYNAQVDGFNITNTLILGSVALVKTDAAGKPLANATFKLTKDGKQVGDHQTTDKSGRIQFDQLIIGTYQLEEVSAPTGYIRNTSPLTVNVTKDKLTQELSMMNYQGSAWVMKTDAANRPLKGAEFAVVSVANNTVKEITDKRLVTDRAGVASIEGLAPGKYAFVETKAPNGYQLNPEYKYFTIEAEQAGQVASVYAGDVINHLKPTTPSTTDTTSTSESTNSTTTDTTSTSESTSSTTTDTTSTSESTSSTTTDTTSTSESTSSTTTDTTSTSESTSSTTTDTESITVSPETTDSTSSTTTDTTSTSESTSSTTTDTESLIVTPGSTDKAPSSSSQSLTSSSMKDTNDKPKGKQLPKTGEQASSVLVIGLGILLVAIAYVVYRKRHVN; encoded by the coding sequence ATGAAACATTTTTTTAAGAAGCAAGTCATTTTAATGGCAATCATGGGGATTGTTTTGCCATTTTTTATTGAACCAGCAGTTGTTATTGCTGATGGCGCGTTAACACCAGAGAGTAATCTCGTAGCGGATAGTCAAGGCTTAATTAGCCAACCGAATCAGTCAGAACTAGTACCTACAACGGGTGATGCTCTAGCACAACAAGGTTTAGAACCAATTGAGCCAACAGCGCCTGTTACTGAGGCAAATGTGGTAGAGACACAAGAACAGACAACGCCAGCAAATCAGATTACGAATGCAGGTAGTGATGAAGACGACCTAGAAGATACTAACTTGCCAGCGATTGAAGTTGCACCACTTCAGGCAACTCGGGCTGAAAGTACAGACGACATGCGTGCACCTAAAGATATATCAGATATCGCTGTGACCTCTGTCGTTCTAAAACCTGAAAACGTCCAAGATGGTGGGAAATTTGAGATAAATGTGGCATTTAATGATGCTTTACTAGCTCAAGAAAATAACCGAATTGTTCCAGGCGATACAATTAAAGTGAATTGGAATCACTCAACAAATGGCTCTATTAAACCGATTATGGGGACAATGGATATCTTGATTAAAGGTTCTGTTGGTGCTAAGTTAACCATTAGTGAAACAGGAGCTGTGTTAACTTTTACTGATGTTGTAGCAACTTGGGAGCCGAATACAATTAAAGGTGGTTTTAATATTGGTGCTACTGGAAGTAATACTTCTAAAGAAGCGTCTACAGAAGAAGTAACGATTTCTTCTGGAAAAGAAAGCGCGATTGTTGCGATTACAACATCTGGTCGTGGTGAGTCTAATGGTACTAATACTGATTTAAGTTTTAAAAACGGTAAACAAAACACATTAGACGCTGTTGATTGGATGGTCGATATTAACTATACTATGTCAGCGTTAACTAACGACTTAACGTTTACTGATGTCATTAGTGAGGCACCTGAAAAGCAAGTATTTGATGAATCAACGTTAACTATTACTTTAGGTAGAAAAACGTACACAAGTTTTAAAGCATTCAATGACGCAACAGGTGCAAATCTAAATTTTAATGGAACGGATACTATTAGTGGAAGTGTACCTAAATTAGCTGCTAGTGAGAATCGATTGACTATGAAGTATAAGACAAAAGTGATTTATAAGTTAGATTCATCATTTAAATTGGATAACGAACTGAAAGTAACAACAGCAATTGATGATAAACCTGTATCCAATAGTAATAATGTATCTGCAGACTTTTCTTGGGCTGGAGGCTGGGTATCAGGTGAAGGTTCGGCTAATATTGAATTAGTCAAAGTGGAAAAAGGAACTGACCAGGGTTTAGGCGGTGCAGAGTTTTTAATCAGTAAAGATAAATCTGACTTTTTTGACTCATCAAAGAAAGTCTCAGACAGTGAAGGCAAAATTAAATTTTCTGGTTTAAAAGAAAATACAACATATTATATTAAAGAAGTGAAAGCACCGACTGGATATACACTAAATCCAGAAATTCAAAGTATTACAACAGGTGTAAGCAATACGTCAAAAGAAATCAAAGTAGAAAATGAAAAAGAGACACCTAAAACAACGTCAATTACTGCTACAAAAATTTGGGCCGATTTGAATAATATTCATCAAAAACGTCCGCAAGAAATCACCTTTAACTTGCTTGCTAATGAACGTGAAATTGATAGAAAAACATTTTCGGGGCAAGGAAATACATGGACTGTTGAATTTAAAGACTTACCAATTTTAGATGAAAATGGTAAAGAAATTAATTACAGAATCAATGAAGATTTAGTACCAAATTATACAGCTACCGTAGAAGGTAATACTGTCACTAACACTTATGTGCCAGAAACAACTAATTTGACAGCAACAAAGAAATGGGAAGGCAATAATAACCGAGATGGCAAACGTCCAAATACTGTCACAATTAATGTAAAAGATGGTCAAACAGTTGTAGATACACTAACAGTGCTAGCGCCGCAATGGAAAGCGACAAGTAAAGCGTTACCTAAATATGATAATAATGCTCAACCTATTATGTATACGCTAGAAGAAGTGAATGTTCCAACAGGCTATACGTCAAGTGTTGATGGTATGACAGTGACGAATACCTATACACCAGAAACAACGACAGTTAAAGCAGTAAAGAAATGGGAAGATAAGAATGACCAAGACGGTAAACGTCCAAATGAGGTTACAATTAATGTAAAAGACGGCAGTGAGGTCGTGGATACATTAACTGTACTAGCGCCACAATGGGAAGCAACAAGTAAAGAATTACCCAAAAATAAGAACGGTCAAGCCATTACTTATACACTAGAAGAAGTGAATGTTCCAACAGGCTATACGTCAAGTGTTGATGGTATGACAGTGACGAATACCTATACACCAGAAACAACGACAGTTAAAGCAGTAAAGAAATGGGAAGATAAGAATGACCAAGATGGCAAACGTCCAAATGAGGTTACAATTAATGTAAAAGACGGCAGTGAGGTCGTGGATACATTAACAGTGACAGGGCCAAGTTGGGAAGCAACAAGTAAAAAATTACCTAAAAATAAGAACGGCAAAGCCATTACCTACACATTAGAAGAAGTAGCCGTTCCAACAGGCTATACGTCAAGTGTTGATGGTATGACAGTGACGAATACCTATACACCAGAAACAACGACAGTTAAAGCAGTAAAGAAATGGGAAGATAAGAATGACCAAGACGGTAAACGTCCAAATGAGGTTACAATTAATGTAAAAGACGGCAGTGAGGTCGTGGATACATTAACAGTGACAGGGCCAAGTTGGGAAGCAACAAGTAAAAAATTACCCAAAAATAAGAACGGCAAAGCCATTACCTACACATTAGAAGAAGTAGCCGTTCCAACAGGCTATACGTCAAGTGTTGATGGTATGACAGTAACGAATACCTATGTGCCAGAAACTACTAGTCTAACTGTGACTAAAAAATGGGAAGATCAACAAGAAAAATTCCCAACTCGTCCAACGACGATTCAAGCAGAATTAATTGCTACAGTTAGTAAAGAAGAGATTAAAACGGAAAAAATTACACTATCAGAAGCTAATAGGTGGTCACATGAGTTCTCTAACTTACCTGTGTATTATAATAAGGAAAAAATTAGTTATAGTGTGAAAGAAATCAACGTTCCAGCAGGTTATGAATCTAAAGTAACTGGGACAACGATTACTAATACGTTGAAAACTAAAGAAATTCCGGTGACAAAAGTTTGGGACGATCACATGAATCAAGATGGCACGCGACCAAAAGAGGTCATTTTCCACTTGCTAGCAGATGGCAAAGCGATTGATTCCATTACGTTAACGGGTAGTGATGATGTAGAGAAGTGGACCGGCACATTTAAAAATGTCCCGATGAAAAACCAAGCTGGTGAGGACATTAGCTACACGATTGCTGAAGAAGCTGTCGCAGGTTATACGATTGCGACAGGCGGCATTGATAATCAGTCCTTTACAATTACCAATGTAGATGCCCCAGATAAAACATCAGTAACAGTAACAAAAGTTTGGGACGATGCAGCAAATCAAGATGGCAAACGTCCAGAAAACATCACGGTAACCTTAGTAAAAGGTAATCAACCAACCGATAAACAAGTGGTGTTAAGTGAAGCCAACAAATGGACACACACGTGGACCGATTTAGACTTGCATACCAAACCAGGTAAACCAATCAAGTATAGTGTGAGGGAAGAACAGGTAGCGCATTATGATGCACCAGTAGTGAATCGCTTAGATGCATCAAACATTCAGTTGGTAAACACGCATAAACCAGAAGAAGTGACCATCAAAGGCGCGAAAACTTGGCAAGACGAGGACAATCAACATGGTATCCGTCCAGAGTTTATTATTGTGACGATGCAAAAAAATGGGATTGACTACTTGTCAATGAAAGTCACCGATAAAACGAATTGGGCGTATGATTTTGGTGCTCAACCTAAATATGAAAAAGGCAAAGAAATTACGTATACTGTCACAGAAGAAGACGTGACAGGCTATAACGCACAAGTTGATGGTTTCAATATTACCAACACATTAATTTTAGGGTCTGTAGCATTAGTGAAAACTGATGCAGCAGGCAAACCATTAGCGAATGCTACATTTAAATTAACTAAAGATGGCAAGCAAGTGGGTGACCATCAAACGACTGACAAATCAGGTCGCATTCAGTTTGATCAGCTCATTATTGGGACATATCAATTAGAAGAAGTGAGTGCCCCAACAGGCTATATTCGTAATACATCTCCATTGACAGTCAATGTAACAAAAGATAAACTTACTCAAGAGTTATCAATGATGAATTACCAAGGCTCTGCCTGGGTGATGAAAACAGATGCAGCAAATCGTCCATTAAAAGGGGCAGAATTTGCGGTTGTATCGGTGGCTAATAACACAGTCAAAGAAATCACGGATAAACGTTTAGTGACCGACCGTGCAGGTGTCGCGAGTATTGAGGGATTAGCTCCTGGGAAGTATGCGTTTGTGGAAACAAAAGCTCCAAATGGCTACCAGTTAAATCCGGAGTACAAGTACTTCACAATTGAAGCAGAGCAAGCTGGTCAGGTAGCTAGTGTCTATGCAGGTGATGTAATAAATCACCTAAAACCAACGACACCAAGTACAACGGATACAACCAGTACAAGTGAGTCAACAAACAGTACAACGACGGATACAACCAGTACAAGTGAGTCGACAAGTAGTACAACAACAGACACAACCAGTACAAGCGAGTCGACAAGTAGTACAACAACAGACACAACCAGTACAAGTGAGTCAACAAGTAGTACGACGACCGATACAACCAGTACAAGTGAGTCAACAAGTAGTACAACGACTGATACTGAGTCAATCACTGTCAGTCCAGAAACAACGGACAGTACAAGCAGTACGACAACCGACACAACCAGTACAAGTGAGTCGACAAGTAGTACAACAACTGATACTGAGTCATTGATTGTGACACCTGGATCAACAGATAAAGCACCGTCAAGCTCATCTCAGTCGCTAACCAGTTCATCAATGAAAGACACGAATGATAAGCCTAAAGGGAAACAATTACCTAAAACAGGTGAACAAGCATCGTCTGTGTTAGTAATTGGTTTGGGTATATTATTAGT
- a CDS encoding class C sortase yields MVRSKRLWLDLLMVIVLIIGLVAVSYPFVSNTISDAIDQQILRSYQKKANADYQQKQKEQQKMAERNQELREKGANPGLASFNAAVSEDNQKTLSTEQKSYYVKHTVGVLTIPKIDTRMPIFDETTEVLLQKGASILEGTSFPTGEKGTHSVISAHRGLAKAKLFTDLPKLKKGDRFLITLADKTQAYEVDQIKVVEPHETDDLHINPNKELVTLLTCTPYMINSHRLLVRGHKVPYTEKDKASMTDVNQHKHWQRLLAVLLVCTLSIGLTMLIYFLIRRYLIQRKRLDIRLKVVDRKGVPLANVSCALVTRYREKPVYRDGVPLIVHTDEKGRATIPKVIGRRYQLHLTVNRQSTYHTYLKVRRLKDLYFTGYMRKGQSQQPKVKQQKHRIRYQLKG; encoded by the coding sequence ATGGTCCGTAGCAAGCGCTTATGGTTGGATTTGTTGATGGTCATCGTTTTGATTATCGGACTTGTGGCTGTAAGCTATCCGTTTGTTAGTAATACAATCAGTGACGCGATTGATCAACAAATATTAAGAAGTTATCAGAAAAAAGCTAATGCTGATTATCAACAAAAGCAAAAAGAACAACAAAAAATGGCTGAAAGGAATCAGGAATTACGTGAGAAAGGGGCAAATCCCGGTTTAGCAAGTTTCAATGCTGCTGTGTCTGAAGACAATCAAAAGACACTCTCAACGGAACAAAAAAGCTATTATGTGAAGCATACAGTCGGTGTATTGACTATTCCCAAAATTGATACCCGCATGCCAATTTTCGACGAAACAACGGAAGTTTTGCTGCAAAAAGGAGCGTCGATTTTGGAAGGAACAAGTTTTCCTACAGGAGAAAAAGGGACACATTCAGTTATCTCTGCACATCGGGGCCTAGCAAAGGCAAAATTATTTACTGACTTACCAAAATTAAAAAAGGGTGACCGATTTTTAATCACATTAGCTGATAAAACTCAGGCATATGAAGTTGATCAAATAAAAGTGGTTGAACCACATGAAACAGATGATTTACACATTAATCCCAATAAAGAGTTAGTGACGTTATTGACGTGTACGCCATACATGATTAATAGCCATCGCTTATTGGTTCGGGGACATAAAGTTCCTTATACAGAGAAGGACAAGGCAAGTATGACTGATGTCAATCAGCATAAGCACTGGCAACGGCTATTAGCTGTTTTATTAGTTTGTACTCTCTCTATTGGTCTAACGATGCTGATTTACTTTTTAATTAGGCGCTATCTAATTCAGAGAAAACGGTTAGATATTCGGCTTAAAGTGGTCGATAGAAAAGGCGTACCTTTAGCGAATGTTAGTTGTGCTTTAGTCACTCGTTATCGCGAAAAGCCAGTTTACCGAGATGGTGTACCACTAATTGTTCACACTGATGAAAAAGGCCGTGCTACTATTCCCAAAGTTATCGGTCGACGCTATCAGCTTCATTTGACGGTTAATCGTCAATCAACGTACCATACGTATTTAAAAGTTCGTCGCTTAAAAGACTTATACTTTACTGGTTATATGCGCAAAGGTCAAAGTCAGCAACCTAAAGTCAAACAGCAAAAACACCGGATACGGTATCAGCTGAAAGGATAG